The genomic stretch ATGGCATGGCAAAGAAGTTCTATTTCTCCACCAATAAGCATCTTTATCCCTTAAGTAGGGCGGCAATTCTCTCTGTAACACCCGCTCGGGGTCGAGGTCCTTTATAATCTGGGATCTCAACGATCAGAGGTCCGCCAGGACGGAGAAGAATATTGTCCACTAAGAGGCGATTTTCTTCGGCCAAAGACTCAGTGATTAGGACTAGGGAGACTTCGGAAGGTAGATTCTGCAAGGCTTCTTGGGCCTCAGCCCCGGAGCGAACAATCTGACCAGCCATCCCCGCCAGGGCAAAGGCCAGATAAGTTCGCTCGTCGGCAATGACGTAAATTTTACCAGACATCAAAGGCGAGTCAGGATCATAATGGCCACTATGAGGCCGTATATAGCAATTCCTTCAGCCAATCCCAGAAAGATAATTGCCCGTCCGGCAAGTTCTGGTCGTTCGCTGATAGCCCCCATCGCCGCTGAGCCTACGATGGCTACTGCCAGACCAGCACCCAGGCTCGAGGCCCCTACTGCAATGGCCGCAGCTAAAAAGCCTAGGCCCTCACCTGATTCACCAGGACTTCCGGCCATGGCTGGTGAGGCCCAGATGAGGATGGCCATCAACAAGATCCAAATCAGAGTCTTCATATTTTCCCCCTCATCATGA from Thermosulfuriphilus ammonigenes encodes the following:
- a CDS encoding V-type ATP synthase subunit F; amino-acid sequence: MSGKIYVIADERTYLAFALAGMAGQIVRSGAEAQEALQNLPSEVSLVLITESLAEENRLLVDNILLRPGGPLIVEIPDYKGPRPRAGVTERIAALLKG
- a CDS encoding ATP synthase subunit C, whose amino-acid sequence is MKTLIWILLMAILIWASPAMAGSPGESGEGLGFLAAAIAVGASSLGAGLAVAIVGSAAMGAISERPELAGRAIIFLGLAEGIAIYGLIVAIMILTRL